The following proteins are co-located in the Neisseria sp. Marseille-Q6792 genome:
- a CDS encoding bifunctional (p)ppGpp synthetase/guanosine-3',5'-bis(diphosphate) 3'-pyrophosphohydrolase, with product MTAISPIQDTQSATPQELREWFDSYCAALPDNDKKLVLAARSLAEAHYPADAATPYGEPLPDHFLGAAQMVHELDLLPDAVAATLLADIGRYVPDWNLLVSERCNSTVAELVKGVDEVQKLTHFARVDSLATPEERAQQAETMRKMLLAMVTDIRVVLIKLAMRTRTLQFLSNVPDNPEKRAVAKETLDIFAPLANRLGVWQLKWQLEDLGFRHQEPEKYREIALLLDEKRTERLEYIENFLNILRTELKKYNIHFEVAGRPKHIYSIYKKMVKKKLSFDGLFDIRAVRILVDTVPECYTTLGIVHSLWQPIPGEFDDYIANPKGNGYKSLHTVIVGPEDKGVEVQIRTFDMHQFNEFGVAAHWRYKEGGKGDSAYEQKIAWLRQLLDWRENMAESGKEDLAAAFKTELFNDTIYVLTPHGKVLSLPTGATPIDFAYALHSSIGDRCRGAKVEGQIVPLSTQLENGQRVEIITAKEGHPSVNWLYEGWVKSNRAISKIRAYIRQQNADTVREEGRVQLDKQLVKLTPKPNLQELAENLGYKKLDDLYTAVGQGEISNRAIQKACGKLNEPPPVPVSETTIVKQSKIKKGGKTGVLIDGEDGLMTTLAKCCKPAPPDDIVGFVTRERGISVHRKTCPSFQHLAEQTPEKVLDASWAALQEGQVFAVDVEIRAQDRSGLLRDVSDALARHKLNVTAVQTQSRDLEASMRFTLEVKQVNDLPRVLTSLGDVKGVLSVTRL from the coding sequence ATGACCGCCATCAGCCCGATTCAAGACACGCAAAGCGCGACCCCGCAAGAATTGCGCGAATGGTTCGACAGCTACTGCGCCGCGCTGCCGGACAACGATAAAAAACTTGTCTTAGCTGCCCGTTCGCTGGCGGAAGCACATTACCCCGCCGATGCCGCCACGCCGTATGGCGAGCCGTTACCCGACCACTTCCTCGGTGCGGCGCAAATGGTCCATGAACTCGACCTGCTGCCCGATGCCGTCGCCGCCACCCTGCTTGCCGACATCGGACGCTACGTTCCCGATTGGAATCTCTTGGTTTCCGAACGCTGCAACAGCACCGTCGCCGAGCTGGTCAAAGGTGTGGACGAAGTGCAGAAACTTACCCACTTCGCCCGCGTAGACAGCCTCGCCACGCCGGAAGAACGCGCCCAGCAGGCCGAAACTATGCGGAAAATGCTGCTGGCGATGGTTACCGACATCCGCGTCGTGTTAATCAAACTGGCGATGCGTACGCGCACCCTGCAATTTTTAAGCAACGTCCCCGACAACCCCGAAAAACGCGCCGTTGCCAAAGAAACCCTCGACATCTTCGCCCCGCTCGCCAACCGCTTGGGCGTGTGGCAGCTCAAATGGCAGCTCGAAGACCTCGGCTTCCGCCATCAAGAACCCGAAAAATACCGCGAAATCGCGCTGCTTTTAGACGAAAAACGCACCGAACGCCTCGAATACATCGAAAACTTCCTCAATATCCTGCGTACGGAACTGAAAAAATACAATATCCACTTCGAAGTCGCCGGCCGCCCGAAACACATCTACTCCATTTACAAAAAAATGGTGAAGAAAAAACTCAGCTTCGACGGCTTGTTCGACATCCGCGCCGTGCGGATTCTGGTTGATACCGTCCCCGAGTGTTACACCACACTGGGTATCGTCCACAGCCTCTGGCAGCCCATCCCCGGCGAGTTCGACGACTATATCGCCAACCCCAAAGGCAACGGCTATAAAAGTTTGCACACCGTCATTGTCGGCCCGGAAGACAAAGGCGTGGAAGTGCAAATCCGCACCTTCGATATGCACCAATTCAACGAATTCGGTGTCGCCGCCCACTGGCGTTACAAAGAGGGCGGCAAGGGCGATTCCGCCTACGAACAAAAAATCGCCTGGTTGCGCCAACTCTTGGATTGGCGCGAAAACATGGCGGAAAGCGGCAAGGAAGACCTCGCCGCCGCCTTCAAAACCGAGCTTTTCAACGACACGATTTACGTCCTGACCCCGCACGGCAAAGTCCTTTCCCTGCCCACAGGCGCGACCCCCATCGACTTCGCCTACGCCCTGCACAGCAGCATCGGCGACCGTTGCCGCGGTGCGAAAGTCGAAGGGCAAATCGTGCCGCTGTCCACCCAGCTTGAAAACGGACAGCGCGTCGAAATCATTACCGCCAAAGAAGGGCATCCTTCCGTCAACTGGCTCTACGAAGGCTGGGTCAAATCCAACCGCGCCATCAGCAAAATCCGTGCCTACATCCGTCAGCAAAACGCCGACACCGTGCGCGAAGAAGGCCGCGTCCAGCTCGACAAGCAGCTTGTCAAACTCACGCCCAAGCCCAACCTGCAAGAGCTTGCTGAAAACCTCGGCTACAAAAAACTCGACGACCTCTACACTGCCGTCGGACAAGGCGAAATTTCCAACCGCGCCATCCAAAAAGCCTGCGGCAAGTTAAACGAACCGCCGCCCGTGCCCGTCAGCGAAACCACCATCGTCAAACAGTCCAAAATTAAAAAAGGCGGCAAAACCGGTGTGCTCATCGATGGCGAAGACGGCTTGATGACCACGCTTGCCAAGTGCTGCAAACCCGCGCCGCCCGACGATATTGTCGGCTTCGTTACCCGCGAACGCGGCATTTCCGTACACCGCAAAACCTGCCCCTCTTTCCAACACCTCGCCGAACAAACGCCTGAAAAAGTGCTGGACGCAAGCTGGGCGGCGTTGCAGGAAGGACAAGTGTTCGCCGTTGATGTCGAAATTCGCGCCCAAGACCGCTCAGGGCTTTTACGCGACGTATCCGACGCGCTCGCCCGCCACAAACTCAACGTTACCGCCGTGCAAACCCAGTCCCGCGACTTGGAAGCCAGTATGCGGTTCACGCTCGAAGTCAAACAGGTCAACGACCTCCCGCGCGTCCTCACCAGCCTTGGCGACGTCAAAGGTGTATTGAGCGTTACCCGGCTTTAA
- a CDS encoding suppressor of fused domain protein, protein MINHIEKYIGTISHGSQSDSGSQYKLNIAAIPSSPNRDLKTYITLGLSKHDLNYKSRFEILFVCSLKYDESQIFPFLRWLAETIIENKKILLRGQVIYLPRSIVDSTKMDALYVSAPFYFDDDFQVCYGEHYNIVFPLLVPLYKQEAELVEKKGWNAFERFLLDNEVGNLSDMNRKPFVW, encoded by the coding sequence ATGATTAATCATATTGAAAAATATATAGGCACTATTTCTCATGGCTCGCAAAGCGATTCGGGAAGTCAGTACAAATTAAATATCGCAGCTATTCCCTCTTCCCCTAACAGGGATTTAAAAACTTATATTACTTTAGGGTTAAGCAAACATGATCTGAATTATAAAAGCAGATTTGAAATACTTTTTGTATGTTCTTTAAAATATGATGAAAGTCAGATTTTCCCATTTTTAAGATGGTTGGCAGAAACCATCATTGAGAACAAAAAAATTCTTCTTCGAGGGCAGGTTATTTATTTGCCCAGAAGCATTGTTGATTCAACAAAAATGGACGCACTGTATGTTTCCGCCCCATTTTATTTCGACGATGATTTCCAAGTCTGTTATGGCGAACACTACAATATCGTTTTCCCTTTGCTTGTCCCCTTGTATAAACAGGAAGCAGAATTGGTAGAAAAAAAGGGTTGGAATGCTTTTGAACGGTTCTTGCTGGATAATGAAGTTGGCAACCTTTCAGATATGAATCGGAAACCGTTTGTTTGGTAA
- a CDS encoding immunity 41 family protein: MCEFKDIIRNVPYFEGYDENSFIGKWYDDGVWDDEEYWKLENDLIEVRKKYPYPMDIPRYVVIGIGTIIDFLMVPNWKLFEIKASPWLPDSVGINERYERLKTMLRYIFTEKDIVNVQFDYYNKK, translated from the coding sequence ATGTGCGAGTTCAAGGACATTATAAGAAACGTTCCTTATTTTGAGGGGTATGACGAAAATTCATTTATTGGCAAATGGTATGATGACGGGGTGTGGGATGATGAAGAATATTGGAAGTTGGAGAATGATTTAATTGAGGTTAGAAAAAAATATCCTTATCCGATGGATATACCAAGATATGTTGTCATTGGAATCGGTACCATTATTGATTTCTTAATGGTTCCAAATTGGAAACTTTTTGAAATTAAAGCTTCCCCTTGGCTACCTGATAGCGTAGGAATTAATGAACGTTATGAAAGGCTTAAAACAATGCTCCGTTATATTTTTACCGAGAAAGACATAGTCAACGTGCAATTTGATTATTACAACAAAAAATAG
- a CDS encoding VENN motif pre-toxin domain-containing protein yields MGASIAAAGDNNALAGAINAGGAQAAVPVISNWLYGEIDGSALTAERKETVSAITNLLGAATGAAIDNSSTNATQDSLNAQNAVENNYLTSKQLIEIDKTHHECGDEICKQHIL; encoded by the coding sequence TTGGGTGCATCGATTGCAGCGGCAGGAGACAATAATGCCCTAGCAGGAGCTATTAACGCAGGCGGTGCGCAAGCAGCTGTGCCAGTAATCAGCAACTGGCTGTATGGAGAAATAGACGGTAGCGCATTGACGGCGGAACGGAAAGAAACCGTAAGCGCAATAACAAACCTTCTCGGAGCGGCAACGGGTGCAGCGATTGACAATAGCAGCACGAATGCCACACAAGACAGCCTGAATGCACAGAATGCTGTGGAGAATAATTATCTAACATCAAAACAACTGATTGAAATCGATAAGACACATCATGAATGTGGTGATGAAATTTGCAAACAGCATATTCTATGA
- a CDS encoding TolC family protein, with product MTLPNLMIMQDYGISVCLTLTPYLQHELFSAMKSYFSKYILPVSLFTLPLSLSPSVSAFTLPEAWRAAQQHSADFQASHYQRDAVRARQQQAKAAFLPHVSANASYQRQPPSISSTRETQGWSVQVGQTLFDAAKFAQYRQSRFDTQAAEQRFDAAREELLLKVAESYFNVLLSRDTVAAHAAEKEAYAQQVRQAQALFNKGAATALDIHEAKAGYDNALAQEIAVLAEKQTYENQLNDYTGLDSKQIEAIDTANLLARYLPKLERCSLDEWQRIALSNNHEYRMQQLALQSSGQALRAAQNSRYPTVSAHVGYQNNLYTSSAQNNDYHYRGKGMSVGVQLNLPLYTGGELSGKIYEAEAQYGAAEAQLTATERHIKLAVRQVYTESGAARYQIMAQERVLESSRLKLKSTETGQQYGIRNRLEVIRARQEVAQAEQKLAQARYKFMLAYLRLVKESGLGLETVFAE from the coding sequence ATGACATTGCCCAATCTAATGATAATGCAAGATTACGGTATTTCCGTTTGCCTGACACTGACGCCCTATTTGCAACATGAACTATTTTCGGCTATGAAATCCTATTTTTCCAAATATATCCTACCCGTTTCACTTTTTACCTTGCCACTATCCCTTTCCCCATCAGTTTCGGCTTTTACGCTGCCTGAAGCATGGCGGGCGGCGCAGCAACATTCGGCTGATTTTCAAGCGTCCCATTACCAGCGTGATGCAGTGCGCGCACGGCAACAACAGGCCAAGGCCGCATTCCTTCCCCATGTATCCGCCAATGCCAGCTACCAGCGCCAGCCGCCATCGATTTCTTCCACCCGCGAAACACAGGGATGGAGCGTGCAGGTGGGACAAACCTTATTTGACGCTGCCAAATTTGCACAATACCGCCAAAGCAGGTTCGATACGCAGGCTGCAGAACAGCGTTTCGATGCGGCACGCGAAGAATTGCTGTTGAAAGTTGCCGAAAGTTATTTCAACGTTTTACTCAGCCGAGACACCGTTGCCGCCCATGCGGCGGAAAAAGAGGCTTATGCCCAGCAGGTAAGGCAGGCGCAGGCTTTATTCAATAAAGGTGCTGCCACCGCGCTGGATATTCACGAAGCCAAAGCCGGTTACGACAATGCTCTGGCCCAAGAAATCGCCGTATTGGCTGAGAAACAAACCTATGAAAACCAGTTGAACGACTACACCGGCCTGGACAGCAAACAAATCGAGGCCATAGATACCGCCAATCTGTTGGCACGCTATCTGCCCAAGCTGGAACGTTGCAGTCTGGATGAATGGCAGCGCATTGCCTTATCCAACAATCATGAATACCGGATGCAGCAGCTTGCCCTGCAAAGCAGCGGGCAGGCGCTTCGGGCAGCACAGAACAGCCGCTATCCCACCGTTTCTGCCCATGTCGGCTATCAGAATAACCTCTACACTTCATCTGCGCAGAATAATGACTACCACTATCGGGGCAAAGGGATGAGCGTCGGCGTACAGTTGAATTTGCCGCTTTATACCGGCGGAGAATTGTCGGGCAAAATCTATGAAGCCGAAGCGCAATACGGGGCCGCCGAAGCACAGCTGACCGCAACCGAGCGGCACATCAAACTCGCTGTACGCCAGGTTTATACCGAAAGCGGTGCGGCGCGTTACCAAATCATGGCGCAAGAACGGGTTTTGGAAAGCAGCCGTTTGAAACTGAAATCGACCGAAACCGGCCAACAATACGGCATCCGCAACCGGCTGGAAGTAATACGGGCGCGGCAGGAAGTCGCCCAAGCAGAACAGAAACTGGCTCAAGCACGGTATAAATTCATGCTGGCTTATTTGCGCTTGGTGAAAGAGAGCGGGTTAGGGTTGGAAACGGTATTTGCGGAATAA
- a CDS encoding HlyD family type I secretion periplasmic adaptor subunit: MFFSALKSFLSRYITVWRNVWAVRDQLEPPKRTAEELAFLPAHLELTDTPVSAAPKWAARFIMAFALLALLWSWFGKIDIVAAASGKTVSGGRSKTIQPLETVVVKAVHVRDGQHVKQGETLAELEAVGTDSDVVQSEQALQAAQLSKLRYEAVLAALESRTVPHIDMAQARSLGLSDADVQSAQVLAQNQYQAWAAQDAQLQSALRGHQAELQSAKAQEQKLVSVGAIEQQKTADYRRLRADNFISEHAFLEQQSKSVSNWNDLESTRGQMRQIQAAIAQAEQNRVLNTQNLKRDTLDALRQANEQIDQYRGQTDKAKQRQQLMIIQSPADGTVQELATYTVGGVVQAAQKMMVVAPDDDKMDVEVLVLNKDIGFVEQGQDAVVKIESFPYTRYGYLTGKVKSVSHDAVSHEQLGLVYTAVVSLDKHTLNIDGKAMNLTAGMNVTAEIKTGKRRVLDYLLSPLQTKLDESFRER; this comes from the coding sequence ATGTTTTTCTCCGCCCTGAAATCCTTTCTTTCCCGCTACATTACCGTATGGCGCAATGTTTGGGCGGTGCGCGACCAGTTGGAACCGCCCAAACGCACGGCGGAAGAACTGGCGTTTTTGCCCGCGCATTTGGAACTGACCGATACGCCGGTCTCTGCCGCTCCGAAATGGGCGGCGCGTTTTATTATGGCGTTTGCGCTTTTGGCTTTGTTGTGGTCCTGGTTCGGCAAAATCGATATTGTGGCGGCGGCTTCGGGCAAAACGGTGTCGGGCGGGCGCAGCAAAACCATCCAGCCGCTGGAAACGGTGGTGGTTAAGGCGGTACATGTGCGCGACGGGCAGCATGTGAAACAGGGAGAAACGCTGGCGGAACTGGAGGCTGTGGGAACAGACAGCGATGTGGTGCAGTCGGAGCAGGCTTTGCAGGCTGCCCAATTGTCCAAACTGCGTTATGAAGCGGTATTGGCGGCATTGGAAAGCCGTACCGTGCCGCATATCGATATGGCGCAAGCACGGTCTTTAGGTCTCTCCGATGCCGATGTGCAATCGGCGCAGGTGTTGGCGCAGAACCAGTATCAGGCATGGGCGGCGCAGGATGCGCAATTGCAGTCGGCTTTGCGAGGCCATCAGGCGGAATTGCAGTCGGCCAAGGCGCAGGAGCAGAAGCTGGTTTCGGTGGGGGCGATCGAGCAGCAGAAAACAGCAGACTACCGCCGTTTGCGGGCCGACAATTTTATTTCGGAACATGCGTTTTTGGAGCAGCAGAGCAAATCGGTCAGCAATTGGAACGATTTGGAAAGTACGCGCGGTCAGATGAGGCAGATTCAGGCGGCCATTGCACAGGCGGAGCAGAATCGGGTGCTGAATACGCAGAACCTGAAACGCGATACGCTGGATGCGCTGCGCCAGGCAAACGAACAGATTGACCAATACCGCGGCCAAACGGATAAGGCAAAGCAGCGGCAGCAGCTGATGATAATACAGTCGCCTGCGGACGGCACGGTGCAGGAATTGGCCACCTATACGGTGGGCGGTGTGGTGCAGGCTGCCCAAAAAATGATGGTGGTTGCGCCCGATGACGACAAAATGGACGTGGAAGTTTTGGTATTGAACAAAGATATCGGTTTTGTGGAACAGGGACAGGATGCGGTAGTGAAGATTGAGAGCTTTCCCTATACGCGCTACGGTTATCTGACGGGCAAGGTGAAAAGTGTCAGCCATGATGCGGTAAGCCACGAACAGTTGGGCTTGGTTTATACGGCGGTGGTGTCGCTGGACAAACATACCTTGAATATTGACGGCAAAGCAATGAATCTGACGGCGGGCATGAATGTCACGGCGGAGATTAAAACGGGTAAACGGCGGGTGCTGGATTATCTGTTAAGCCCGCTGCAAACCAAATTGGACGAAAGCTTTAGGGAGCGATAG
- a CDS encoding type I secretion system permease/ATPase, with amino-acid sequence MTAVPTPLPALSALIILAHYHGIAANPADIQHEFCASAQSDLNETQWLLAAKSLGLKAKVVRQPVKRLAMVALPALVWCDDSNHFILAKTDGGGEHAQYLIQDLTTNKSAVLSFAEFSNRYSGKLILVASRASVLGSLAKFDFTWFIPAVIKYRRLFFEVLVVSVVLQLFALITPLFFQVVMDKVLVHRGFSTLDVVAVALLVVSLFEIVLGGLRTYLFAHTTSRIDVELGARLFRHLLSLPLSYFEHRRVGDTVARVRELEQIRNFLTGQALTSVLDLAFSFIFLAVMWYYSSTLTWVVLASLPAYAFWSAFISPILRTRLNDKFARNADNQSFLVESITAVGTVKAMAVEPQMTQRWDNQLAAYVASGFRVTKLAVVGQQGVQLIQKLVTVATLWIGARLVIEGKLTVGQLIAFNMLSGQVAAPVIRLAQLWQDFQQVGISVARLGDILNAPTENASSRLALPDIRGEITFEHVDFRYKADGRLILQDLNLRIRAGEVLGIVGRSGSGKSTLTKLVQRLYVPEQGRVLVDGNDLALAAPAWLRRQVGVVLQENVLLNRSIRDNIALTDTGMPLERIIEAAKLAGAHEFIMELPEGYDTVVGEQGAGLSGGQRQRIAIARALITNPRILIFDEATSALDYESERAIMQNMQAICANRTVLIIAHRLSTVKTAHRIIAMDKGRIVEAGTQQELLAKPNGYYRYLYDLQNG; translated from the coding sequence ATGACCGCCGTACCCACACCTCTCCCCGCCCTTTCCGCCCTTATTATTCTTGCGCATTACCACGGCATTGCCGCCAATCCTGCCGATATACAGCATGAATTCTGTGCTTCCGCACAAAGTGATTTAAATGAAACGCAATGGCTGTTAGCCGCCAAATCTTTGGGATTGAAGGCAAAGGTAGTACGCCAGCCTGTCAAACGTTTGGCTATGGTGGCTTTACCCGCATTGGTATGGTGTGATGACAGCAACCATTTTATTTTGGCCAAAACAGACGGTGGGGGTGAGCATGCCCAATATCTAATACAGGATTTAACTACGAATAAGTCTGCGGTATTGTCTTTTGCCGAATTTTCTAACAGATATTCGGGCAAACTGATATTGGTTGCTTCCCGCGCTTCGGTATTGGGCAGTTTGGCAAAGTTTGACTTTACCTGGTTTATTCCGGCGGTAATCAAATACCGCCGGTTGTTTTTTGAAGTATTGGTGGTGTCGGTGGTGTTGCAGCTGTTTGCGCTGATTACGCCTCTGTTTTTCCAAGTGGTAATGGACAAGGTGCTGGTACATCGGGGATTCTCTACTTTGGATGTGGTGGCGGTGGCTTTGTTGGTGGTGTCGCTGTTTGAGATTGTGTTGGGCGGTTTGCGGACGTATCTGTTTGCACATACGACTTCACGTATTGATGTGGAATTGGGCGCGCGTTTGTTCCGGCATCTGCTTTCCCTGCCTTTATCCTATTTCGAGCACAGACGAGTGGGTGATACGGTGGCTCGGGTGCGGGAATTGGAGCAGATTCGCAATTTCCTGACCGGTCAGGCGCTGACTTCGGTGTTGGATTTGGCGTTTTCGTTTATCTTTCTGGCGGTGATGTGGTATTACAGCTCCACTCTGACTTGGGTGGTATTGGCTTCGTTGCCTGCCTATGCGTTTTGGTCGGCATTTATCAGTCCGATACTGCGGACGCGTCTGAACGATAAGTTCGCGCGCAATGCAGACAACCAGTCGTTTTTAGTAGAAAGCATCACTGCGGTGGGTACGGTAAAGGCGATGGCGGTGGAGCCGCAGATGACGCAGCGTTGGGACAATCAGTTGGCGGCTTATGTGGCTTCGGGATTTCGGGTAACGAAGTTGGCGGTGGTCGGCCAGCAGGGGGTGCAGCTGATTCAGAAGCTGGTGACGGTGGCGACGTTGTGGATTGGCGCACGGCTGGTGATTGAGGGCAAGCTGACGGTGGGGCAGCTGATTGCGTTTAATATGCTCTCGGGACAGGTGGCGGCGCCTGTTATCCGTTTGGCGCAGTTGTGGCAGGATTTCCAGCAGGTGGGGATTTCGGTGGCGCGTTTGGGGGATATTCTGAATGCGCCGACCGAGAATGCGTCTTCGCGTTTGGCTTTGCCCGATATCCGGGGGGAGATTACGTTCGAACATGTCGATTTCCGCTATAAGGCGGACGGCAGGCTGATTTTGCAGGATTTGAACCTGCGGATTCGGGCGGGGGAAGTGCTGGGGATTGTGGGACGTTCGGGGTCGGGCAAATCCACACTCACCAAATTGGTGCAGCGTCTGTATGTACCGGAGCAGGGACGGGTGTTGGTGGACGGCAACGATTTGGCTTTGGCCGCTCCTGCCTGGCTGCGGCGGCAGGTCGGCGTGGTCTTGCAGGAGAATGTGCTGCTCAACCGCAGCATACGCGACAATATCGCGCTGACGGATACGGGTATGCCGCTGGAACGCATTATCGAAGCAGCCAAACTGGCGGGCGCACACGAGTTTATTATGGAGCTGCCGGAAGGCTACGACACCGTGGTGGGCGAACAAGGGGCCGGCTTGTCGGGCGGACAGCGGCAGCGTATTGCGATTGCCCGCGCGTTAATCACTAATCCGCGCATTCTGATTTTTGACGAAGCCACCAGCGCGCTGGATTATGAAAGTGAACGGGCAATTATGCAGAACATGCAGGCCATTTGCGCCAACCGGACGGTGCTGATTATCGCCCACCGTCTGTCCACCGTTAAAACGGCACACCGGATCATTGCCATGGATAAAGGCAGGATTGTGGAAGCGGGAACACAGCAGGAATTGCTGGCGAAGCCGAACGGATATTACCGCTATCTGTATGATTTACAGAACGGGTAG
- a CDS encoding RTX iron-regulated FrpC family protein, protein MRPYATTIYQLFILFIGSVFTMTSCEPVNEETDQKAVSAQQVKEQTSFNNPEPMTGFEHTVTFDFQGTKMVIPYGYLARYTQNNATKWLSDTPGQDAYSINLIEISVYYKKTDQGWVLEPYNQQNKAHFIQFLRDGLDSVDDIVIRKDACSLSTTMGERLLTYGVKKMPSAYPEYEAYEDKRHIPENPYFHKLYYIKKGENPAIITHQNYHRYGENDYSTSVGSCINGFTVRYYPFIREKQQLTQQELVGYHQQVEQLVQSFVNNPSKK, encoded by the coding sequence ATGAGACCATATGCTACTACTATTTATCAACTTTTTATTTTGTTTATTGGGAGTGTTTTTACTATGACCTCATGTGAACCTGTTAATGAAGAGACAGATCAAAAAGCAGTAAGTGCGCAACAGGTCAAAGAACAAACCAGTTTCAACAATCCCGAGCCAATGACAGGATTTGAACATACGGTTACATTTGATTTTCAGGGCACCAAAATGGTTATCCCCTATGGCTATCTTGCACGGTATACGCAAAACAATGCCACAAAATGGCTTTCCGACACGCCAGGGCAGGATGCTTACTCCATTAATTTGATAGAGATTAGCGTCTATTACAAAAAAACCGACCAAGGCTGGGTGCTCGAACCATACAACCAGCAGAACAAAGCGCACTTTATCCAATTTCTACGCGATGGTTTGGACAGTGTGGACGATATTGTTATCCGAAAAGATGCGTGTAGTTTAAGCACGACTATGGGAGAAAGATTGCTTACTTACGGGGTTAAAAAAATGCCATCTGCCTATCCTGAATATGAAGCTTATGAAGATAAAAGACATATTCCTGAAAATCCATATTTTCATAAACTTTACTATATTAAAAAAGGAGAAAATCCGGCGATTATTACTCATCAGAACTATCATAGGTATGGAGAGAACGATTACAGCACTAGCGTAGGTTCCTGTATTAACGGTTTCACGGTACGGTATTACCCGTTTATTCGGGAAAAGCAGCAGCTCACACAGCAGGAGTTGGTAGGTTATCACCAACAAGTAGAGCAATTGGTACAGAGTTTTGTAAACAATCCAAGTAAAAAATAA